In Humulus lupulus chromosome 7, drHumLupu1.1, whole genome shotgun sequence, the following are encoded in one genomic region:
- the LOC133789489 gene encoding probable LRR receptor-like serine/threonine-protein kinase RKF3 — protein MSLLLFIFLGIGLSLGFPNQVTGARLAPVSKLGEADCPLNLDSFKQLIVKSYQRFPSLDSATGCQYVVQGITMLRSEYLQTTGYFSLPQNVSEVCWKLYSNLVREFMPKFTIPSSCGFNSSLLSASCLSIQYRFQFEDLISGDELEGIKSSCEQHLKDDRRCGSCTEKLLSVRNAYFRIGGDGNSPICEGYPFMYAAAFASRFGPTDVWTSKCLFLVDFVPIKSRTKNSKQVLMGILTGCFNGFVGGVVVVSCLWVLHKRRKRRKRESQPQADTTSVSGMRVVVGGNKTLLRFTLEEVKKATGNFSRHNIIGIGGYGNVYKGVLEDGSEVAFKRFKNCSAAWDEIFAHEVEVIASVKHVNLLDIIGYCTMTVPLEGHQRIIVCKWIRNGSLYDHLFGSVDKKLSWPIRQKIALGMARGLAYLHDGLQPAIIHRDVKSSNILVDETFEPKLADFGLARFTQEGFSHVSTKVAGTLGYVSPEYAMYGQLSERSDVYSFGVVLLELLSGKKAVISVVDSESLLLTDWSWSLVKEGRALDIIDEGLPELGQPSEMEKYVLIAVLCSHPVAYARPTMEHVVKMLENDSPVPSIPGRPFPLFAQFDAKDISMSSISGLHCISNVADQHCSSFRSDHSVPNNRDKVAGLESNV, from the coding sequence ATGTCTCTGCTTCTCTTCATTTTCCTCGGAATAGGGTTGAGCTTGGGGTTTCCGAATCAGGTAACCGGTGCCCGTTTAGCGCCGGTTTCAAAATTGGGTGAAGCCGATTGCCCATTGAATCTCGATTCTTTCAAACAACTCATTGTTAAAAGCTATCAACGATTTCCTTCGCTGGATAGCGCAACTGGGTGCCAGTATGTTGTTCAAGGAATCACTATGCTTCGATCGGAATATCTTCAAACCACCGGGTACTTTTCTCTACCTCAAAACGTTTCTGAGGTTTGCTGGAAATTGTATTCGAATTTAGTCAGAGAATTTATGCCCAAATTTACCATTCCGTCCAGTTGCGGGTTTAATAGCAGTTTGCTTTCGGCGAGTTGTTTGAGTATTCAATATAGGTTTCAATTTGAAGACCTTATTTCAGGGGACGAATTGGAGGGAATCAAGTCTTCGTGTGAGCAGCATCTGAAGGACGATCGGCGATGTGGGTCGTGTACTGAAAAGTTGTTAAGTGTCCGAAATGCATATTTTCGCATTGGCGGGGACGGGAATTCACCAATTTGTGAGGGGTATCCTTTTATGTATGCTGCAGCTTTTGCTAGTAGGTTTGGGCCAACTGATGTATGGACTTCCAAGTGTTTGTTTTTGGTGGATTTTGTTCCGATTAAATCCAGGACAAAAAATAGTAAGCAAGTGCTTATGGGGATTTTAACAGGATGTTTCAATGGTTTTGTTGGGGGAGTTGTGGTGGTTTCTTGCCTTTGGGTATTGCACAAGAGAAGAAAGAGGAGAAAGAGGGAATCTCAGCCTCAGGCTGATACAACCTCCGTTTCTGGGATGAGAGTTGTTGTTGGTGGGAATAAAACATTGCTAAGATTTACATTAGAGGAAGTAAAGAAGGCTACTGGGAATTTCTCTAGGCATAATATTATTGGTATCGGAGGATATGGGAATGTGTACAAAGGGGTTTTGGAAGATGGCTCTGAAGTTGCTTTCAAAAGGTTCAAGAACTGCTCTGCTGCTTGGGATGAGATTTTTGCTCATGAAGTGGAGGTTATTGCCAGTGTTAAACATGTGAATCTTCTCGATATAATTGGCTATTGCACAATGACGGTGCCTCTAGAAGGTCACCAGAGAATAATAGTCTGCAAATGGATTAGAAACGGAAGCCTTTATGACCATCTTTTTGGATCAGTGGATAAGAAGCTCAGTTGGCCAATCCGTCAAAAGATTGCTCTTGGAATGGCTCGTGGGTTAGCTTATCTTCATGATGGGTTGCAGCCGGCTATCATTCATAGAGATGTTAAGTCTAGTAACATACTGGTGGACGAAACCTTTGAACCAAAACTGGCTGATTTTGGCCTTGCAAGGTTCACTCAAGAGGGGTTCTCACATGTCAGCACCAAAGTGGCAGGAACACTCGGTTATGTTTCCCCAGAATACGCTATGTACGGTCAATTATCTGAAAGAAGCGATGTTTACAGTTTTGGTGtggtgcttcttgagcttttgagTGGGAAAAAGGCAGTTATTTCAGTTGTTGACTCTGAATCTTTGCTTTTGACAGATTGGTCCTGGTCTCTAGTAAAAGAAGGTAGAGCATTGGACATCATTGATGAAGGCTTGCCTGAGTTGGGCCAACCGAGTGAAATGGAGAAATATGTTCTCATAGCAGTCCTCTGTTCTCATCCGGTAGCCTATGCTAGGCCAACAATGGAGCATGTTGTGAAGATGTTGGAGAATGATTCTCCAGTTCCCTCAATTCCTGGTCGTCCATTTCCTCTTTTTGCACAGTTTGATGCTAAGGACATATCAATGAGCAGCATCAGTGGCTTACATTGCATCTCAAACGTTGCTGATCAACACTGCTCCTCCTTTAGAAGTGATCACTCCGTCCCAAACAACAGGGATAAAGTGGCTGGTTTGGAGTCAAACGTTTGA
- the LOC133791450 gene encoding sugar transporter ERD6-like 5, whose translation MGSISVGITQVLTTILGVSLIDRFGRRPLLLISATGTCVCCATIGLSFFLKDLQFSDKFTPALALSGLLVYFFAFGLGMGALPGIISLEVY comes from the exons ATGGGAAGTATATCAGTTGGAATTACTCAG GTTTTGACCACAATACTAGGAGTGTCTCTAATAGACAGGTTTGGAAGACGCCCACTTCTACTG ATATCTGCAACTGGGACTTGCGTATGTTGTGCTACAATTGGATTATCGTTCTTCTTAAAG GATCTTCAATTTAGTGACAAATTTACTCCTGCTTTGGCTCTCTCGGGATTACTG GTATACTTCTTTGCTTTTGGGCTAGGCATGggagcattaccaggaattataTCATTAGAggtatattaa